TTCGATGAACAGGTTTCCGTCCTGTTCTGAAATCTGATAGGTTTCCGTTTGGACAGTCCCCCGGTAGGTCTTTCGATAGGTCGTTACCCGGTAATGCCCGTTTTCTTCAAAAAGGGTAAATGCCGGACGATTTTTTACACTTTTCCAGTCGCCACGCATCGCCCTAAGACGGTCGGCGTTCGTTTCCTTACAGGAAGAAAACCCCAGTAACAAGGTGCATAGCAGCACCGGAAACAAAAATTTTAAATGTTTCATACTGATTGATTTTTAAATTGTTGATTGATTATTTTTCAGGATTGCGCTTGCTTTCGGCAAGCCGTTTGATAGCCAGTTCGAGGTTGCCGCCCAACTTTTCAGACAAGGCGAAAAGTTCCATCTTTTCCGTTTCTTCCGTTGTGAACGTGTAATATTCTTCCAAACTCACTTCTGTGGCATATACGGCGGATTGTGTACCGCCCAAGCCTATCCAAACTTCCTTATATTTCCGGTTGGGATGGTTGGCAAGGTTGATGGAAAGCACCTGTGAACGTTCCTTGTCGGTCAGTCCCAAAAGGTTCTGTATGCTATCGAATTTATTAAGGTACTTCCGTTGGTCGAGCAGTATCTTACAATCAGAATTGTTTATAATACTCTCTTTTACAATGGGTGAGGAAATAATATCTTCGACCTCTTGGGTAACAACAATCGCTTCGCCGAAATACTTTCTAACCGTTTTGTAAAGGTATTTTATGTAATCCGCCATATTCGCCGATGCAATCGCTTTCCACGCTTCTTCTATCAATATTAATTTCCTGATACCCTTTAGTTTACGCATTTTGGAAATAAATACTTCCATGATGATAATCGTAGTAATCGGGAACAGGATTTTGTGGTCTTTGATATTATCCAACTCAAAGACAATGAAGCGTTTATGTAGTAAATCAAGCTCTTTGTCGGAGTTCAACAGGTAATCGTATTCGCCGCCTTTATAGTAAGGCTCTAATACATTCAGGAAGTTATCTATATCAAAATCCTTTTCCCGGACGTTCTTTTCTTGCAGGTGCGCCCGGTAGTCATTCCTCACATACTCGTAGAACGTATTGAAGCAGGGAGTAACGGAACAGTCTTTGGTAATCAGTCCGATATAGGAACTAACAGCGTTCGACAAAGCCACTTCTTCCGCCCGTGTAGGTGCTTCATCGTCCCTTTTCCACAGGGTCAGGATAAGCGTTTTGATACTCTCTTTCTTCTCAATGTCAAATCCCCCATCTTCCACATAGAAAGGATTGAACGCTATCGGGTTTTCTGTGGTATAGGTAAAGTAAATCCCATCTTCCCCGTGCGTTTTCCTATTTATCATTTCACACAAACCTAAGTAACTGTTTCCGGTATCAACCAGCAGCACGTGTGCATTTTGTTCATAATACTGGCGTACCATGTGATTGGTAAAGAATGACTTGCCGCTACCACTCGGCCCAAGTATGAACTTGTTACGATTGGTAATAATACCCCGCTTCATGGGTAAATCTGAAATATCAATGTGCAACGGCTTTCCTGTGACCCTATCCACCATCTTGATACCAAAGGGAGAAAGTGAACTTTTGTAGTTCGTTTCTTCGGTGAACAGACAAAGAGCCTGTTCGATGAATGTATAGAAACTTTCTTCCGCCGGAAAGTCCGCCTGATTGCCGGGTATTCCCGCCCAAAACAGGGTAGGCGTGTCGGTGGTGTTATGGCGTGGCTTGCATTCCATAAGTGCGAGCTGTGACCCCACATCATTTTTAATGTGCTTTAATTCGTCCCGGTCGTCACTCCAAGCCATGATATTGCAATGGCATCGCACGGAAATAAGCCCCTGTGAATGGGCTTCGTTCAAATATTCCTCTATCCAAGCCTTGTTTATCTGATTGGCACGACTGTATTTGGAAAGGGAGTGCATATTGCGAGCCATCTTTTCAAACTGTTTCAAGTTCTCCGTATGGTCGTCAATGAAGATATACTGGTTATAAATATGGTTACAGGAGAGCAGCACACCCACCGGGGAAGCAAATGACAAACGGCAATCGCTCCGGTCAGTGGATAGCTTTTCATAACGGGTATCTGTGCCTACTTTTCCCGGCATATCTTCCGCATCCGAAAGGGTATGCAGGCAAAGAATATCATCGCCAATCTTCATTTCGTCAGCACCCAGTGAAATATCTTTCAGTGTGGTGGTGTCGGTCTGTGAGAGTGAAAAGTATTTTTCCACGATACCCGCCGTTTCCTTTGTCCCGGTTATCTCGTCCGAAGTCAGACGGGTAAGGGTGATGAAACCGCTATCGTTCATAATGCTTTCAAACTGTCCCACCGCTTCGAGGAACTTTGTAACCGTTTCCCTGTCCCTAATCTCTTTGGGTACAAGGAAACCCCGGCAAAGAGTGGAAAAATTGCTCTGCATCCGGCTGCGTTCCTTTGTCGTTTTCGTCAGGAACAAATAGCAGGTATGGTTCAGGAACGGTCGTTCATTGAAATGGCGTTCAAAGGAACGGGAAAGGAAACTCAAATCATCCTTTTGGATGTCAGGTGCATAGTTCTCTTTGATGAACCAGTCCTGTTTGTGTACGATGCTATAATCGGGCAGCACCTTTACCGCCTTGTTCCAAGCGGAATGTATCGCTTCGTATTCGGCTGCCGTGACGGTGAACAGTTCGGGCAGTTCTACCCGGAACGCCACCGTTATGTCGGCATCTTTGGAAACGATGCACCCGTTTTCCACCGTGAACAGTGGAAACTTGTTTTCCAGCGTGGTAGCTTTTAATATATTTCTCATTTCGATGCTTGTTTCTGATTTTTAGTGAATAATCGGGATATGGCTTTTCGGTTGATAATATGGAAAGGGTGGCTTTTGCGTGCGGACAATTTCATCAACCCGTGTGTCCCGTACTTTTCGTTTAACCGGAATGTGAGCCATACCAGCAGCGTTGCCGAAGTAACGCCGAAGATGATGCACACCCACTGGTTGATACCCACCATGTACATAATGATGAAAAGCACGAACAGGGCTAACAGCCCGCCCGCAAAAATGAAAAGATATTGACTTTTCAACCCTTTAAATTCAACTGGCTTACCTATTCCCCTATTAATCGGATAGTCTGCCATAGCTCATTTCTTTAGAGGAAGAATGAACGTAGGATGGTGGCAGCCACAATCAGGAAGATACATGCACCGAACCACGAAGCCGCCGTTTTACTGGTGTCAGGGTCGCCACTGCTGAACTTTCCATACACTTTCACACCGCCAATCAAGCCGACCACCGCACCGATAGCGTAAATTAACTTTGTCGCCGGGTCGAAATAACTGGTTACCATATTGGTAGCTTCGGTAATACCCGCCATGCCGTTACCCTGTGCAAAGGCGGAGGATGCAGCCAAAAGAACGGCTGCCGAAAAAAGAACTTTCTTTTTCATTATAAATATATTGATTTTTAAATTGCCGGACGGTTGGATAGTCCGCCCGGCGGAGTGATTAATAATTGAATTTTTGTGGTTGTGGGGAGTGTTCCCCATGTTCTAAAAGGTCTGTTTAACCGTAATCTCTTTGTTTCATCATCTTACTTATTTAAAGTTTACCATTAAAGAAAATCGTTCATGTCAAAGTCTGCCATTTCATTACTTCCGGCAGCCGGGACGATGGCAGGCACGGGTATCTCATGCTTTTGTAAAAGTTCCGCCACCCGTGACCTGCCCCCGTTAATCTGTTCCACCAGCGAATGAAAGAGGTTTGTTTCCGTCCGGCAGATGGTCTGAACGGCTTGCCGTTCTTCCGTGTCAGACGCTTGCTTAACCTGAATGACCTGTACCATTTGACCCAGTTCCCCCAGCGTGATACCTTGCGCCATTTCCGGCTCACCGTCACCCATGTAACAGGCGATTTCTTCCGCTTCAATTTCATCTGGCGAAACGTCCGTTTCTTCCGCATCTTCTGTTTCAAACTCCATCTCAAACTCGGTTTCAATCGCTTGCGAGGTATCGGCTTTTTTTTCATCTGCCAGCTCGTTATCAAGCGTTTTCGTTACCGTTTCCTCGCTTTGCGGGACAAATATAGAAGCATTATCAACCCCTTTTGAAAGGTGTCCTAAGATGTCCTCGCTTGTCCTCATTTGTCCCATCCGGTAACGGCTTGCACCTACAAGACAATCACCGTTTCCGGTTTTCACAGTCGTTTTGCTTTCCGGTTGTTCCGGCTGCTTTTTCCTATCCGTGAACCATGTTCCCAAGCTATCCCGGTATCGCCATAAGAGAACGGCGTAATACAGGAGCGTTCCGATAATAAACCATTTCAACATATCAGAACGGCTTTTCAAATTTGCTTTCGTACAGTTCGTTTATCTCGTCCTGAAACTGGTCGAAATGCCGGAGCAGGATATTTTCTACATAGCTGCTCACGGTTGCCTTGCGCCCGCCGATAACGGTTACTATTTTCATTAACTTTTCGTGGGTGGTACGGCTGACGTACAACGGCTGGCGGTCGGTCAAGTCCACCCGCATGAAATAGCTTTCCCGGTAATCGCCCGGAGTGTTCTTTTTCCGGCGTGCAGGTTCTTTCACTGCCTTTTCTTCCTTTGGCTCTGCCTTGATTTCCGGTTTATCTGCCGTTTCCACTGCACCCGTTTTATCATCCGGTTTATCCGGTGTTTCTATTTCCGTTTTCACCGTCACCGATGGCGTTTCCTGTTTCTTCACGGGCAAGCCCTGTGAAATAATCTCTTTCATAAAATCCTCGTCAATTTGCGGTTTCCCGCCGCTTTGCTTTGCCATATCGTTACAGTTTTATAAGGTATGCGATTTCGGTTATCAGTTCTTCCATGTTGCTGCCCTTTACCAGCCGTTTGTCCGCCGGGAACAGTGTAGAACGGAACACGGTTTTACGCTGTGCGTCCAGTTCCTTTTTGAATCGTTTCGTGTCCGGGATAAATACCTTCATAAGGGGTAGTTCCAATTCCCCGATAGTCTGTTCATACAGGGTGTAGAGGTCTGTTTTTTCCCGTCCATCTACCATGTTCCAAAATAGGTGCAGCCCTTTCAGTCGGCACGCTTCATTCTTTACCAGCAGTTTATGGATAGCCACTGCAAACGAAAGGCTGCTTTCCAATACCACCCGGTCGGCGGCTATGGGGGTGAAAATATAATCCACCCCTGAAAGGGAGTTGATAACACCCTCGCTATTTACCGTTCCGGGCAGGTCGAAAAAGACCACATCATAGTCCATCCCGGCAGACGCAAGATATTCATCCGCCGTTTTTATCGCTTCGTCCGGTGAACTGCAAAGGACAGGGTACGCTTTCTTTCCCAGTGCTTTGAACTGGCTGAAAGCAAGCCGTTTGTAATACTCATCACTGTTCACCTGTTCGGCATCCCGTTTGCGCATGGCGGAAATGGAATGTTGCGGGTAATCGCAATCCACGACTGCCACGTTATACCCTTTGAGATAATACAGGTAACTTGCCACCAAGACGGTGAACGTTGTTTTGCCGACCCCACCCTTTTGGGTGGAGAAAGCTACATACAAGGTTTCTTTCTTCATTGTAATAATTCTTTTTTGTGATACATCTTTATTTCATTCCATCCGTACAGATTGACGGATGGTTTTCTTTCGTTCCATGTTGAAACTCCGAAAGAGAAAATGACTTCTTTTTTTCTTTCCTTGTTTCTTGCTACCTTTCTACAAAGACAGCTTGCTTTCTTTGCAGAAAGTTTGCTTTCCCGATTGAATGACTGTTTTCTTTCAATCATTCCATCCGGTTTTCTTTCCTGCTTTCTTGAAAGATTGCAATCTTGAAATCTTGTTTTCAAGATTACAAAACCGCTTTCTTTCCGTCCGTTTTCCGTTACGTATTTCCATCCGTCCATATTGCTTTCTTTCTTAAATTCGGGACAAATAAACACAGAAAAGTAGTCCCTTTTGAAAGGTGTCCTCAAATGTCCCTGTTTGTCCTCATTTGTCCTATAACCCACTATTTCACAGCATTTTTAATACCCGTTACTTTGCAACCGAAAGGTATCGGTCAGGTTAACCAAGCCCCCGGTGTCGGGAGCGTTCCAATATCCGCTAACTCCAATCCGTCCGTAGGCGGATTTTTATTTGCACTGGCAAATAGCAAGGTGTGTTCTGCGCTGCTTAAAATTCTTTCAGCAGCTTTGAACGCCTTGCCCGGACGAAGCCGGGATAGGGTCACTCCGAAGTCGTAACCCTTAAAAAAATGTAGCATGAAACAGAAAAATGAAAATGCGCCCCGTCCGGGTGGCGCAGGACGAAAGCCCAAAGCAGACCCGGCAGTGTTCAGGTACTCTATCAGCTTCAATGCGATAGACCACGCCCGCTTTTTGGCATTGTTCGACCAGTCCGGAATGCGCACGAAAGCGCATTTTATCACCGCCCGCATCTTCGGCGAACCGTTCAAAGTGATTAAAATAGACAAGGCGGCAGTAGAATATTATACCCGGCTGACCGCTTTATATTCCCAATACAGGGGTATCGCCGTGAATTACAATCAGGTGGTAAAGGCTCTCAATACCAATTTTTCAGAGAAGAAAGCACTCGCGTTTCTCTATAAACTGGAAAAGGCAACGATGGAACTTGCCGACCTGAACCGCCAAATTATTGAACTGACCCGTGAGTTTGAAACAAGATGGTTGCAAAGATAAGTGTAGGCAGTTCCCTGTTCGGTGCGCTTTCCTACAACCAAAACAAGGTCGATGAAGAGCAGGGAAAGGTACTTTTAAGCAACCGGATGTTCGAGAGCGAGGATGGGAATTTCAGCATCCGGCGATGTATGGAATGTTTCGATATGCACCTGCCCGCAGACTTGAAAACGGAAAAACCGATTATCCATATCTCCCTGAACCCGCACCCGGACGATGTGCTTTCCGACAGCCAGCTTGCGGATATTGCCAAAGAGTATATGGATAAACTGGGGTATGGCAATCAACCGTATATGGTTTACAAGCACGAAGATATAGCAAGACACCATATACATATCGTTTCCATCCGGGTAGATGATACGGGCAAAAAGATAAATGACAAGTTCGAGCATATCCGCAGCAAACAAATCACCCGTGAACTGGAACAGAAGTACGGGCTACATCCGGCAGAGAAGAAACAGGCAACCGAACGCCCCGAACTTAAAAAGGTGGACTACCGGGCAGGGGACGTAAAGCACCAGTTATCCAATACGGTGAAAGCCCTTGTCGGCAGTTACCGTTTCCAAAGTTTCACGGAGTACAAAGCCCTGCTATCTATATATAATGTACAGGTGGAAGAAGTGAAAGGGGAAGTGAACGGTAAACCTTATAACGGTATTGTCTATTCGGTAACCAATGACAAAGGAGAAAAGCAGGGAAACCCGTTAAAATCTTCCTCTTTGGGAAAGTCGGTAGGTTACGAAGCCATCCAACGACACATCAAGAAATCCGCAAAGGACATTCAAGACAAAAACCTGAAAGAGCGCACCCGCCGGCAGTCGGCGCAGTGATGAAATCCGCCCGTAATCGTAAGGAACTGGAACAAGAACTGAAAAAGAAAGGTATAGATGTACTTTTCCGGCAGAACGATACAGGCAGGATATACGGTGTAACATTCATCGACCATGAAAGCCGTACCGTCCTGAACGGTTCACGGTTGGGAAAAGACTTTTCCGCCAATGTGTTCAACGACCTGTTTACTGGCTCCCGCACTCTTACTACGGGAAACAGCAAAGCGGAAATGCAGGAACACACGCAAGGGAATAACCCGACCGGGCATCTTTCAGAGGGGACGGGTAAAACCGTTGCCGGACTGTTCGGTTTGTTATCCGGTGGGAATGATACACCGCCCGATAACAGCCAAGTTCCGTCACCCAAGAAGAAAAAGAAGAAGAAACAAAAACGTATTTAGTAATCCTAAAAATTCAATTATGCAGAACGAAGATGATTTAAGAGGACTGGCAAAAGTCATGGACTTTATGCGGGCAATCAGTATTTTATTTGTAGTGATAAACATTTACTGGTTTTGTTACCAGTCGTTCCGGGAGTGGGGTATCAATATCGGGGTAGTCGATAAAATCCTGCTGAACTTCCAGCGTACCGCCGGGCTGTTCTCCAATATCCTGTACACCAAACTTTTTTCGGTGGTGTTCCTTGCGCTTTCCTGTTTGGGTACAAAAGGAGTGAAAGAGGAAAAAATCACATGGAATAAGATTTATGTGTTCCTGACAATCGGTTTTATCCTGTTTTTCCTGAATTGGTGGCTGTTGGTTATGCCGTTGCCACTGGCGGCAAACACGGCATTGTATATCTTTACCATGACAGCCGGGTATCTTTCCCTGTTGGCTGCCGGAGTATGGATTTCCCGCCTGTTGAAAAATAACCTGATGGATGACGTGTTTAATACCGAGAATGAAAGTTTTGCACAGGAAACACGCTTGATAGAAAACGAGTATTCCATCAACCTGCCGACACGGTTCTACTACAAAAAGAAATGGAATGACGGATGGATAAACGTTGTAAACCCGTTCAGGGCAAGCATGGTTTTAGGCACACCCGGTTCGGGAAAATCGTATGCGATAGTCAATAATTACATAAAACAGCAAATCGAAAAAGGCTTTGCTGTTTATATTTATGACTACAAATTTCCTGACCTTTCGGAGATAGCTTACAATCACTTAATCAGCCATTTAGACGGGTATAAGGTGAAGCCTAAATTCTACATGATTAACTTTGACGACCCACGTAAAAGCCACCGATGCAACCCGATAAATCCGGCGTTTATGACGGACATATCAGACGCATACGAAGCCAGTTATACAATCATGTTAAATTTGAACCGCAGTTGGATAACCAAGCAGGGAGATTTCTTTGTGGAAAGCCCGATTATCCTGCTCGCTTCTATAATATGGTTTTTGAAAATCTATCAGGGTGGCAAGTATTGTACATTTCCGCACGCCATTGAATTTCTGAACAAGAAATATGCCGATACGTTCACAATTTTAACCAGTTATCCCGAACTGGAAAACTACCTTTCGCCGTTCATGGACGCATGGGAATCGAATGCGCAAGACCAGTTGCAGGGGCAGCTTGCAAGTGCTAAAATCCCGCTTTCAAGGATGATTTCACCCGCCCTATATTGGGTAATGACAGGTGATGATTTTTCACTGGATATAAACAACCCGAAAGAACCTAAGATATTGGTAGTAGGCAACAATCCCGACCGCCAAAATATCTATTCCTGTGCTTTGGGACTGTATAATTCCCGTATCGTGAAACTGATAAACAAGAAGCACCAACTCAAAAGTTCCGTGATAATTGACGAGTTGCCGACAGTATATCTTCGGGGACTGGATAACCTGATAGCAACGGCACGAAGCAACAAGGTTGCGGTCTGTTTGGGCTTTCAGGATTTCAGCCAGTTACGCCGGGATTATGGGGACAAGGAAAGCAAAGTAATTGAAAATACAGTGGGTAATATCTTTTCCGGTCAGGTGGTTTCTGAAACGGCAAAAACGCTTTCAGACCGTTTCGGAAAGGTACTGCAAAAACGGCAAAGCATGACTATTAACCGGAATGACAAATCAACCTCTATCAGCACGCAGATGGATAGCCTGATACCACCCAGTAAAATATCCAATCTCACACAGGGTATGTTTGTGGGTGCGGTCAGCGACAATTTCGATGAACGGATAGAGCAGAAAATATTCCATGCTGAAATTGTGGTGGATAACGAGAAAGTGAAGCGGGAAACAGCCAGTTACAAGAAACTGCCCCAAATTATAGATTTTAGGGACGAAAACGGGAACGACCGGATGCAGGAAGAAATACAGGCAAATTACAACCGGGTCAAGCAGGAAGTCCAACAGATTGTCACGGACGAAATGGAACGGATAAAGAACGACCCTGATTTACAACATTTGATTAAAGATGTTGAAGAATAAGCATTTGCCTTTCTTTAAGAATAGTATTATTTGTACTTTTGGAGAAATTATAAATTTACTAATTATGGATGAAAGAAATTATGTTTTATGCCAAGATATAAAAGATAGAATATCTAAAAAGTTTATAGAGAATGGATGGATAACAGTTAGTGATATTGGAATACATTCTGCATTAGTAACAGATGAAAATGTATTAGAAGTATTGGGTAACTATTGTTGGGATTTGCCGCGAGGGGATGGAATGCCGGGTGTTTCTGTAAGGTATGTAAATAAAAAGCCTATTGTGAATTATGATAGATTGGGACACAATAAATGTGAACCTTTTGTTTTTTATAGGGATGGTTATGGTACACATCCATCTTATATTGAACTATCCGAAGAATTTAGATTGTATCATAATTTGCATGAAAAATACATTTCAGAAGAAGAAAAGAACTATGTTGTTATGAATAATGGTTCAGAAGAGGTCGTAGCAAAACTATCTAAAATATCATTATACATCAAAGCTAAATATGTAAAGGATTATCTTGCGATAAGAAAAATTAATCTATTAATATTCTTTGATATAGAAAATTACGGTTCTTCAACGTATTCAGAACTCAATATTATTCCTGTTAATAATCAAATAATAAAGGAAGATAATTATATATATAATTATACGAATATGTTTGAGTATTTTAATGAAGAAAAAAAATCTTGTGGTTGGATAATGGGGAAATGTGTTTTACGCTACGAACAAAAGACGGACTATGACCCTTTTGAACGTGATAATAATCAATATTTAGATTATATAATTGGATATGATGATAATGGAGAAGAATTACTACATACTTGCAATAAGGATTTTCTATCAAATTACTTCGTTCAAAAAGAAAATGAACCGTTAGAACTAACGCCTGTATTTTTTTCTAAAGATGTATTAAATAAGTATTATAACAACCCCAATAAATACACAGTTAGTGATGGTCTTATTACTTGTGATGGTTCATGGAGTTTAAAGGTTGATAATAATTGTAAAGAGTATGTTGTTGTAATGTTAGTTGATTTAGGAACATTAGATTATAAGGAACAATCCTATTGGAAAGGGTTTAATATAGCTCCACCCCATAAAGGATGCTTAAGTTATACAGCTTATCAACGATGGATTAATGGAGTTTGGTGTAATCCCATAAGCCCTGATTTTGTATTTAAGCAGAAGTATAAATCTTTTAATAAGAAATGGCATGAAATATACGGTTGGTATTTGTTTCTACCTCTAATAAATGAAGATGAACATAGATTTAAAACATTACATTGCTTGACTACTTTAGATAACGAGCAGGATTTTGACGAGCAAATTTTATCTTTAGTAAAATTATTTATAGACTCTCTAAATCAGGAAGAATTAATAAAAAATGTCTGTATTGAGAAAAAAGAAGTAGTAGATTTTCTAAAAAGAAAGAAGTTTGATAGTTTGAAAGATGTTAAAGCTGGTATAGATAAATTTGAGCTATTTATTTTGTCCCAAAAATATCCAATTCCTGATATGTTTAACTTTTTAAGGAAATTGCAGGATTTACGCTCTCGTGATGTTGCTCATAGAAAAAGCTCTAATAAAAGTAATCGAAAAAGTATAGTTGATTTTTTTAATTTAGAAACTAAGCCTAAACAACAAATACTTGATGATATTTTTAAAGATGTAATAGAGACTATTTCAACATTAGAAGATTTGTTTATAAATGAAAACCCTAAAAATATAATACCGAAAAAATAGTTTTTTTTGTGCCATAATAAAAAGCAATCTCATTGAGGTTGCTTTTTTTATATACTTCTGTGTAGACTAATGAAGCCAAACGAGGACAAATGAAGCCACCCGTTCCCAAATCCTTAAATATACTCTATTTCATCCTTACTTTTACTTCCGAAATTTTTATTTACTCACTAAAATTCAAAAAGTTATGGATGTAAACACAGCCAACCAGTCCACCACTGACGAACAGATGATGGATATTCTTCTTGTACTGGATAAGGAGAAAAAGACAATCAGCGCAGTGAAAGGCGTGGATGAAAACGGGGAACTCCAAACCGTACCGCCGGAAAACAACAGCGAACTTCTGAAATTCGACCGTCACGGCGATTTCTTTTCCAACTTCTTTTCCAACATGATGAACCAGTTGAAGAACCCGACCCGCTTCAACTTCTTTAAAATCCCCAAGATTGAACTTCCCAAGATTACACCGATAATCAGGGACAACTTCGACCATCCGACCGCCAAGAATGAAGCGGAGATAGAACGTTACCGGGTAACACCCGAAACGCTGAAACAGGGGGTGAAGAATGAACAACCGAACCAAACACAACAGCAACCGCAGCAGGAAGCAACGGCACAAGCACCGCAGCAACCTGACAAAAGCAAGTATGTTATCGACCCTGACAAGGTGGACTGGGAAGCCCTGAAAAACTTCGGGCTTTCCAAAGAACAGCTTGAAAAGGCAAAGGCTTTAGAACCCATGCTAAGGGGGTACAAGTCACCCGGTGCGTTCTCCATCGTAGGAAACTACAATTCCGCCATTATGAAACTGGACGCACGCCTGTCTTTCCGACATGATAAGGACGGGAATGTGGTTTTGGCGATACACGGCATCCGCCAAAAGCCGGAACTTGAACGCCCGTTCTTCGGGCATGAATTTTCCAAAGAGGATAAAGCCAATCTTCTTGAAACGGGCAATATGGGACGGATAGTGAACCTGAAAAACTATATCACGGGAGAAATGATACCTTCTTTCGTCAGCGTGGATAAGGTGACAAACGAACTGGTTTCCATACGTGCAAGCAGCGTCCAAATCCCCGA
The Prevotella sp. HUN102 genome window above contains:
- a CDS encoding DUF3945 domain-containing protein, whose protein sequence is MDVNTANQSTTDEQMMDILLVLDKEKKTISAVKGVDENGELQTVPPENNSELLKFDRHGDFFSNFFSNMMNQLKNPTRFNFFKIPKIELPKITPIIRDNFDHPTAKNEAEIERYRVTPETLKQGVKNEQPNQTQQQPQQEATAQAPQQPDKSKYVIDPDKVDWEALKNFGLSKEQLEKAKALEPMLRGYKSPGAFSIVGNYNSAIMKLDARLSFRHDKDGNVVLAIHGIRQKPELERPFFGHEFSKEDKANLLETGNMGRIVNLKNYITGEMIPSFVSVDKVTNELVSIRASSVQIPDEIKGVKLSKEQQQALREGKGVFLENMISNRKNPFSATVQVNADKKSLEFIYPNAKQSQEQRQKQEQPNNLVTSDGVTIPKSISGIELTRQQQQDLVDDKTIFVAGLKDKRGVEYDAYIQVNHDKKKLGFYSDNPSFDRSAVKEITPASKNRTQVAVNSEGKTNEATKKVKEPLKKGQDKPTEKQKTKQDKKEKQEQTDKPKQSRGRKR